Proteins found in one Triticum aestivum cultivar Chinese Spring chromosome 4D, IWGSC CS RefSeq v2.1, whole genome shotgun sequence genomic segment:
- the LOC123099602 gene encoding aspartic proteinase nepenthesin-1, protein MAMAIKSTLQCVVFLMALITTHLIPPADADAGSPKVAMASSGAGSSFRLVAHHDYALRDDGFLHVQSRLDDLLPSEANVTTLRPPVASPIDMAFSVVVGLGSGKGRHDYNLKLDASGSLMWLQCKPCNPKQPQRGPLFDPKASSTFQQVAGTSQICHPPYPMEPAGQQCAFHLSGEHGMSVHGFVALENLTMGPESMKEFVFGCAHSAEHFNSQRTFAGVAAMGKMPTSLVMQVAARGQTRFSYCLFSGGASRHGFLRFGADVPSRPGLRTTKILPALDAHESQYYVSLVGISLDAKRLTRIRPEMFARRRGGQGGCVIDPGTPLTVLAREAYRVVEDAVWSDLRRNRAERIQRQGYGLCVRKTAEIKRHLQSLSFHFAEETARLVVKPEELFTAVEGRLHGPALCFAMSPGERTVIGALQQVDTRFVYDLKDAKLSFASEPCSQDTAGVD, encoded by the coding sequence ATGGCCATGGCGATCAAGAGCACTCTCCAATGCGTAGTGTTCCTGATGGCGCTCATCACGACCCACCTGATACCGCCTGCCGATGCTGATGCGGGCAGCCCAAAAGTTGCCATGGCTAGCTCGGGCGCTGGTTCAAGCTTCCGGCTGGTAGCCCACCATGACTATGCGCTGCGCGACGACGGCTTCCTCCACGTCCAGAGCCGGCTGGACGACCTTCTTCCATCGGAGGCGAACGTCACCACCCTCCGCCCACCAGTGGCCTCGCCGATCGATATGGCCTTCAGCGTGGTCGTTGGCTTGGGCTCGGGCAAAGGCCGGCACGACTACAACCTCAAGCTCGACGCCTCGGGTAGCCTGATGTGGCTGCAGTGCAAGCCCTGCAATCCGAAGCAGCCACAGCGCGGCCCCCTGTTCGACCCCAAGGCCTCGTCCACCTTCCAGCAGGTCGCCGGCACGAGCCAGATCTGCCACCCGCCGTACCCCATGGAGCCCGCGGGGCAGCAGTGCGCCTTCCACCTGTCCGGCGAGCACGGCATGTCGGTGCACGGCTTCGTGGCCTTGGAGAACCTCACCATGGGGCCAGAGTCCATGAAGGAGTTCGTCTTCGGGTGCGCGCACTCGGCCGAGCACTTCAACAGCCAGCGCACCTTCGCGGGCGTCGCCGCCATGGGTAAGATGCCCACCTCCCTCGTCATGCAGGTGGCGGCGCGTGGGCAGACGCGGTTCTCGTACTGCCTCTTCTCCGGCGGGGCGAGCCGGCATGGCTTCCTCCGGTTTGGCGCCGACGTGCCGAGCCGGCCGGGCCTCCGAACGACCAAGATCCTCCCGGCGCTGGACGCGCACGAGTCGCAGTACTACGTGAGCCTCGTGGGCATCAGCCTGGACGCTAAGAGGCTCACGCGGATCAGGCCGGAGATGTTCGCCCGGCGGCGCGGCGGGCAGGGCGGGTGCGTGATCGACCCCGGCACGCCGCTGACGGTGCTGGCCCGGGAGGCGTACCGCGTCGTGGAGGACGCCGTCTGGAGTGACCTGCGGCGGAATAGGGCCGAGCGCATCCAGCGGCAGGGCTACGGGTTGTGCGTCCGCAAGACCGCGGAGATCAAGCGGCACCTCCAGTCGCTGTCCTTCCACTTCGCGGAGGAGACGGCGAGGCTGGTCGTCAAGCCGGAGGAGCTGTTCACGGCGGTGGAGGGCAGGCTCCACGGTCCCGCCCTGTGCTTTGCCATGAGCCCGGGCGAGCGGACGGTCATCGGCGCGCTGCAGCAGGTGGACACAAGGTTCGTGTACGACCTAAAAGACGCTAAACTGTCCTTTGCGTCGGAGCCGTGTTCTCAGGACACCGCCGGTGTGGATTGA